From Spirosoma agri, one genomic window encodes:
- a CDS encoding carbohydrate ABC transporter permease, translated as MNPFIRYALLTLAALSFIYPFIWMVSASLSSESGLSELTLLPVGFTWSNYATVFTKIPLDRAFVNSAFVAVLTTGLVLVSGAMVGYALARLDFRGRNGIFYLIIFTMTLPFQITLIPNYITMVRFGWVDTYLALIVPFALNSLSILLFRQAFQSLPQALIDAARMDGGNELRIIFQILVPNILPTVLTITILTFMGLWNEALWPLIVIRDESTMTMPQLVTLFSVGGRAEGQLGVKIAAAVLLAIPIVVLYLFFQKHFIRSMASSGLKD; from the coding sequence ATGAATCCGTTTATCCGGTATGCACTTCTTACGTTGGCAGCTCTGTCGTTCATCTACCCCTTTATCTGGATGGTGAGTGCGTCGCTGTCGTCGGAGAGTGGTTTGAGCGAACTGACGCTATTGCCGGTAGGCTTCACCTGGAGTAACTACGCGACAGTCTTTACGAAAATTCCGCTCGACCGGGCGTTTGTGAACAGTGCTTTCGTGGCCGTATTGACAACGGGACTGGTGCTTGTCTCGGGGGCGATGGTCGGTTATGCGCTGGCCCGTCTCGACTTCAGGGGGCGCAACGGCATTTTTTACCTGATCATTTTTACGATGACGTTGCCCTTCCAGATCACGCTTATCCCGAACTACATCACGATGGTCCGGTTTGGCTGGGTCGACACGTATCTGGCGCTCATCGTGCCGTTTGCGCTGAACTCCTTGTCCATTCTCCTGTTCCGGCAGGCATTCCAGAGCTTACCACAGGCGCTGATCGATGCCGCCCGAATGGATGGGGGCAATGAGTTGCGGATCATTTTTCAGATACTGGTGCCAAACATCCTGCCAACGGTGCTGACCATTACCATCCTGACCTTTATGGGACTCTGGAATGAAGCCTTGTGGCCCCTGATCGTGATCCGCGATGAATCGACGATGACCATGCCGCAACTGGTGACGTTGTTTTCGGTGGGTGGCCGGGCAGAAGGTCAGTTAGGGGTCAAAATTGCGGCAGCCGTCCTGCTGGCGATACCCATTGTGGTGTTGTACCTGTTTTTTCAAAAACACTTTATCCGGAGCATGGCGTCTTCGGGGTTGAAAGATTAA
- a CDS encoding carbohydrate ABC transporter permease, with amino-acid sequence MKKWMPYLLVSPYILHFAVFVAFPVVFSVILTFHSWNIISPMRYVGLANYEHVLKDRLFWQAVWNTLRFLLVHIPLQIVLALLLAELLNRTITGAAFFRAAFFLPVIVSGVVVTILWQQLLSFNSGILNRMLTAIALPRVAWLDDPAIAMYSIAAMATWKNVGLYVILFLVGLQSVPMQYYEAADIEGASSWQKFRYITLPMINPTIFTVVVLSTISGFSLFVEPYIMTQGGPMNTTLSAVMYIYRQAFQYYHMGYSATLGFCFALIILFVVIIQRRYVEQEL; translated from the coding sequence ATGAAAAAATGGATGCCTTACTTGCTCGTATCACCCTACATCCTGCATTTTGCGGTGTTTGTGGCGTTTCCGGTCGTATTTTCGGTGATACTGACATTCCATAGCTGGAACATTATTTCACCCATGAGGTACGTTGGACTCGCCAACTATGAGCATGTGCTGAAAGACCGGTTGTTCTGGCAGGCCGTCTGGAACACCCTTCGTTTTCTGCTGGTGCATATTCCGCTACAAATCGTACTGGCCTTGCTACTGGCCGAATTACTGAATCGAACAATTACTGGCGCGGCCTTTTTTCGGGCGGCTTTCTTTCTGCCTGTCATCGTATCGGGGGTGGTGGTCACGATTTTATGGCAGCAACTGCTCAGTTTTAATTCGGGAATACTGAACCGAATGCTCACCGCTATAGCCCTGCCGCGCGTGGCCTGGCTCGATGATCCGGCTATTGCCATGTACTCGATTGCGGCCATGGCCACCTGGAAAAACGTTGGGCTCTACGTCATTCTGTTCCTGGTCGGTCTGCAATCGGTGCCGATGCAATACTACGAAGCCGCCGATATTGAGGGGGCTTCCAGTTGGCAGAAGTTTCGGTATATCACATTACCCATGATCAACCCTACGATTTTTACGGTGGTCGTACTGTCAACAATCAGCGGTTTCTCGCTTTTTGTCGAACCTTACATTATGACGCAGGGCGGACCCATGAACACGACGCTTTCGGCGGTGATGTACATCTATAGACAAGCCTTTCAATATTACCATATGGGCTATTCGGCCACGCTGGGGTTTTGTTTTGCGCTGATCATTCTGTTTGTCGTCATCATTCAGCGACGCTATGTCGAACAGGAACTATAA